In Gammaproteobacteria bacterium, the DNA window CACATCGCGCAACGTCCGAACGATCGCCTCGTTACCCTCGGCGAGGATGCGTACCATCTCTTCCGCGCTCGGCACGTCGGTGACCTGGTCGATCGAACTTAGACGCGCGAATTCCGCGTAGGTCCCCGGGGCCGGATGTCCGATGGCGCGGATGCGCTCCGCGATTCCGTCCACTGCTGCGGCTAGCTCCGTGTACTGCTGCTCGAAGAGGCCATGCAGTGCGAAGAAGTGCGGCCCGGTTACATTCCAGTGAAAGTTCTGTGTCTGAAGATAGAGCGTATAGGTGTCCGCCAGGACGCGGGATAACGCCTCGGCGACGGCGGCGCGCTTCGAATTAGGTAGTCCGCTGCCGGTACTCCGCTCAGTCTTGCTCGCAGTGATGGTGGTTGTCATGACGTTCTCCTCAAGTTTTTCTTGCGAATTGGGCTTGCGACAGTAAAGATAAAGGAGCCCAAACCATTAATCCAATCAATTATGTTTATACGTATAATAGATGTTGTCTATCAGCCGTTGATTATCGCGCGTATCCAAGCTGGACCGTTTTAGAGCTGATACGCTCATGACCAGCGGACGATAAGGAGTGAGCCCCATGTTTTTATTATGGCTTGGTCTTGCATTATGGTGCGCTGTCCATTTGACGCCCGCTCTGGCACCCCGCTTCAGGACGCGCCTCACCGATAACCTTGGTGAGAGGATCTACAAATCACTCTTCGCTATTCTTAGTATCGCAGCGATCGTGCTGATGGTTTATGGTTGGAAGGCACTTGAACCTGGCCTCGTCGTTGCACCCCCCACTGTAGCAAGACCGGTCGCAGGCGTGCTGGTATTAATTGCCCTGATTTTGTTTGTCGCGCCCTACCTTAAAACGAATATAAAGCGAGTGCTTCGCCATCCTCAGCTGACAGGCGTT includes these proteins:
- a CDS encoding DNA starvation/stationary phase protection protein, with protein sequence MTTTITASKTERSTGSGLPNSKRAAVAEALSRVLADTYTLYLQTQNFHWNVTGPHFFALHGLFEQQYTELAAAVDGIAERIRAIGHPAPGTYAEFARLSSIDQVTDVPSAEEMVRILAEGNEAIVRTLRDVITIAEEIGDNATVDLLVQRTQAHEKSAWMLRSTLRT
- a CDS encoding NnrU family protein, encoding MFLLWLGLALWCAVHLTPALAPRFRTRLTDNLGERIYKSLFAILSIAAIVLMVYGWKALEPGLVVAPPTVARPVAGVLVLIALILFVAPYLKTNIKRVLRHPQLTGVVLWSIAHLFANGDVRSIILFGVLGLWAIAEMILINRRDVAWAKPDRVPVAKDVITATVGVVLYGGLLFAHPYLSGVAIIAAL